From the genome of Candidatus Delongbacteria bacterium:
TTGGATTTGCAATTATGCCACACTTTGTTATCATTTCAGGATTAACTTCCGGAACAACTAGTGGAATGTCTTCACTCATCCTGAAAGCACTACTGTTATCAATAACAAGTGCTCCAGCTTTTGCTGCCAATGGACAATATTTTCTACTTATATCTCCACCCGCAGAAAATAGAGCGATATCTACTTTATCAAAACAATTATCTTCGAGTTTTCTGACAATAAATTCCCTGCCATTGTAATGGATTTTCCTTCCAGCTGATCTTTCGCTTGAAAAAAGTATTAGTTCATCAAACTTAAACTTTTTTTCTCCTAGGATTTGAAGCATTACTTCACCTACAGCACCTGTTGCTCCCACTATAGCTAATTTCATAATTTCCTCATTTTATTACCTGTTACTTATTTTAGGATTTTATTTATCAAAAATCAAATATATTAGTTAGAAATTTAAAAAAAAATTCTGTAAAAATAATTATTTTTTATCATACTATTTTATAAATAATTCGTTATATTTGCTGCAACACAACAACACGGGGTGTCATATGGATACTATTCTATGGGAAAAAGAATATGTATTGGGCTATGAAAACCTTGATGAGCAACATAAGAGCATTATAGAACTATACAATGATATTGCGATCCGAGCTACTAATGGCTTCAATACATCTATGATTATCAACAGTGTTAAAAATCTTCTAGATTATGCACAAATGGACTTTAGTACTGAAGAGAGATTGATGATTCTCAACAATTATCCTAATTTTAAAAGTCATCGAAATGAACATGATTTTTTTATTCGAAGAGTTGAAGAGTATCTTGATTTACTTGAAGTTGATTATGATAGTGTAGCTGTTGAAATGATTTATTTCATGAGAGAGTGGATAACTAACCATTTTCTGAATAGCGATAAGGAATTGGTAAGTGAATTGCCAAATCTGGAGAATTGACTCTTTAGATTTGCTGATCAGATATTTTAAATGATAGACGGGGTATATAATAACCTCAATTATGAAGTTTTAGACGTTAAATTTAGAATATGAAGTCTTATAAACATAATTAAATATTCTTTTATGTTAAGTTTTTTTTGGATTAATTTCAAAAAAGAAAAACCTGTTTGTATTTAAATTGATATTCTTTAAAAAATCAACAAGAATCTTATGGTTACAATCACTCAATCTATACTTCCAATTTCCAATAGTCGTTCCAGGAGTGTTCATTCTGGTACTTTCATTTTCGTACAATAAATCTTGCAATGGGACAATTGCCGTTTGTGCATTAGAGTTAAAAACTCTTAAAATTTGGTTTAGATATGGATTGGAATGATATTTTCTATCCTTCAAAAACAATTTGCTTATGAAATCCAAATTATCATACCACGATCTCAAAGTTGCATTATCATGGGTACCTGTATAAATCCATCTATCATATTCTGTGAAATCAGGATCGTGTTGGTTGCGATGATACGGACCAAACTGCAATATCGACATTCCTGGAATTTTGAATTCAACTCTCAATTTTTCAACACCTTCGTCATGTGCTCCTAAATCTTCAGCAATCAGTCGAGCTAAAACTTCTTTTTTTAAAGTTTTCAAAAAATCTTTTCCTTTTGATAGGCACCATTTACCCTCCAATGCAGAGCACCCTTTAGGTATTGCCCAAAAATTATATAGAGCTCGAAAATGATCAATTCTTAGATAATCATAAAGTTCTAAATTGTAGTTGATCCTTCTATTCCACCATCTAAAATTTGTTTCACAATGATAATCCCAGTCGTAGATAGGATTCCCCCATAATTGTCCGGTTTCAGAGAATTCATCGGGAGGAACTCCCGCAACAGGGTCAGCATTACCAACTTCATCAATGTAAAAAAGCTGCGGTTCAGATTTGAATTCAACTGAGTTTAAACCACAATAAATGGGGATATCTCCTACAATCAAAATACCTTTTGAATTTGCATAATTTTTTAAATTCATCCATTGGGTAAAAGCCAAAAATTGACTGAAAATTATAAGTTCATCATTAGCAAATTTAGAAAGCTTTTTGTAAAAGCTGCTCACTTCTGATATGTGAAGGATAAAATTTTCTAACCAGTACTTGCTACTATTTTTAAAGTTAACATATTCTTTTACATTGATATTAAAAGATTTATACTTTTCTAGAATATGACTGATGACAATGTCTTCTCTTTTATCATAGTCAATCTGGTTATCGTGACATGGACGTAATTCATCACCAATTGAAATAAGTAATGGGTTGATTCCGAAAAGAGATACAGAACTATACGGAGAATATTCTGGTTCGGAAATGATTGTTAGAGGTAAAATCTGCCAATATTTAAATCCTGAATCAGATAGAAAATCTACAAACTTATAAGCTTCTTTTGAGAATGAACCACAATATTTTTCTCCTGGTAAAGATGTGATGTGAAGAAGAATGCCAGAATGTTTATTATTTTTTATTTTCATACGTGAATCTTTATTTACATATTGTATAATATACAAAATGGGGTGATAAAACGAATTTTCACAATAAAATTATGAGGTACTTTTGAAGAAAAAAAATACTCTGTTTCATAAGCTTCTATTAATTTTTGTTATAATCAAAATTTTGCCTCTGATTTTTATGGCAGTTGTTGCTATCCATTTTTCATTAAATCTAGGTAATATTTCAAAAGATAAGATAGAACAGGTTATGAGTCATAGTTCTGCAATTATTGATAGTATTGGGCATTTTTCTGAGAGAGAAAGCATATCAGCACTTGATGAAAAATCTAAAACATCTGTTGAAGTAAGAACTATAGATACAGCAAAACGAATTGCAGATTTTTTATATGAAAGAGATCATGATATTTTGTTTATTTCAAAAAATAAACCTTCAGTTAAACTCTTCAATAATTTTATAAATAATAAATTGGCAAAAACTCATAGTCATGGGAATTACAAGCTTGTTGATGATAAATGGATTTCTGTTGACTCCTTGACAGATTATAAAAAAATAAATTTTATCAATTCAGATAATTCAAAAGAGTTTAATTATTTACCACCAAATAGTGTTTATGAGGAGTTGGATACACCAATATATTATGAGATTACATATTTTGATTTAAAGGGAGTGGAACAATTAAAAATAACATCTCAAAACAGTATAACTGATAATTCATTAAAAAATATCTCTTTTAAACAAAACACCTTTCTAAAGGCTGAAACATATTTTGATTCTTTAGCAAATCTTTCTTATGGAGAAATATACGTTTCTGATCTAGTTGGTAGATATGTTAAAACTGATTTAGTTGGTATATACAACAAAGCAAATTGTGAAAAGCTAAAGATCAATTTTGATCCTGAAAATTCAGCATATGCTGGGGAGGAAAATCCAGTCGGCAAAAAATTTAAAGGAATTATCAGATGGATAACTCCATATTATGAAAATAGTGTTAAAACTGGCTATATTTCTCTTGCTCTAAATCATGACCACATAATGGAACTTACGGATCGTATTACTCCAACGAAACCAGGTTTTTTTGATATAAATAATGCTGAAATAGGGGATTATACTTGGCTCTGGGATTATGAAGGCCGAAATATCTCACATCCAAGAGATTATTTCATTTTTGGTTATGATGATGATGGAAATCTTGTACCACCATGGTTTGATACAGAAACTGATTCTCTATTTTTAGAATCTAAACTTTCTTTTGATGAGTTTTCTAGAAAATATCCACCCTTTAACAACCCTTCAATTAATAAAAAACCTTCAATAAGACAGGTAAAGGAAGGTAAAATTGCTCTTGATGGGCGTTTTTTAAATTTTGCACCTCAATGTATTGAGTGGCACAATATTACTCAAGAAGGTGGGGCTGGTTCATTCCAGATATTTTGGAGTGGTCTGTGGAAGTTGACAACTGTCGCTACAATCCCTTATTTTACTGGTAGATTTGCAAATACGGGACGTGGATTTGGTTATGTAACAATGGGAACAAATGTTGACCAATTCCATGAAGCAGCAGATTTGACATCACAAAAAATAAAAAAAATACGAGATGAATCATTGGCTAAATCTGAAGTATTGAAATCTGAAGTTGCTATGTTTATTAAAGAGGAGACAAAGGACTCCATTAGACAATTATCGATTTATACAGTTTTAATGACTTTGATAGTTGCAGTCTTAGCCTATTGGATAGCTTTCTACATCACTAATAAAATTTTAAAACTAATAGAAGGTACTGAAAAATTTGCCTCAGGCGATAATAATTACAGAATATGTGTAGATTCTAAAGATGAACTTGGAGAACTGGCTGATTCATTCAATAAAATGGCTGAAACAATTGAAACAAATATTCGAATTATGAAACAGGATGAAGTGTATAATAAAGCTCTTTTCGAACATAGCTCTATTCCATTATTCGTTATGAATGAAAACTTGAAAATAATTCAGACGAATAGGTTATTTGAGACTTTAACTGGTTTTTTAACCGAATCTATAGCTTATGAAAATCCGATAATGATTTTTGATAAAACTTTCCTTAGCCGAATTATGGAGCTAGATAAAAATTCTGACATTCCAATGGTTTTTGAAACAATTATGAAAACATCTTTTAATGAGAATAAAAATGTTGAAGTCTCAATTCAATATTTAAATGACAATAAAATATACCTGATTGCAATTATAGATCTTACTACAAAAAAAGATATGGAAGAAACTTTAGTTAGTGCACTGGAAAAAGCAAATGAATCTGAAAAAGTAAAAACTATGTTTCTTGCAAATATGAGTCATGAGATCAGAACACCTCTAAATGCTATCGTTGGATCAAGTGAAATATTAAAATCATTCTGTACTAAGGATAATGAAGTTAATGAGTATCTGAGAATTATTCATTCCAGTTCAATTTCATTATTAGACATAGTGAATAATATTCTTGATTTCTCAAAGATTGAGGCTGGAATGTTAAAATTGTCATCTATCAAATTTAATATTGTTGACACAATTGAAGATGTCATCAGAATTATCAAGGCTACTGATCAGGATAAAAATCTTGATATTTCAATAAATCTTAAAAATGTTCCGAATTATGTGGTGGGTGACCCAGTCAGATTTAGACAAGTATTGACTAATTTATTGGGGAATGCATTTAAATTTACTCATTCAGGATTTATAAAAATTAAAATTGAAACTTTTTCTGAAAGAGTAGATAATTTTTTCCTAAAAGTTTCTGTTTCTGATAGTGGACCTGGTATTTCTGAAAATATGCAGGAGAAAGTATTTTCACCATTCTTGCAAGTCGACGGTTCAAACA
Proteins encoded in this window:
- a CDS encoding hemerythrin family protein, encoding MDTILWEKEYVLGYENLDEQHKSIIELYNDIAIRATNGFNTSMIINSVKNLLDYAQMDFSTEERLMILNNYPNFKSHRNEHDFFIRRVEEYLDLLEVDYDSVAVEMIYFMREWITNHFLNSDKELVSELPNLEN
- a CDS encoding 4-alpha-glucanotransferase codes for the protein MKIKNNKHSGILLHITSLPGEKYCGSFSKEAYKFVDFLSDSGFKYWQILPLTIISEPEYSPYSSVSLFGINPLLISIGDELRPCHDNQIDYDKREDIVISHILEKYKSFNINVKEYVNFKNSSKYWLENFILHISEVSSFYKKLSKFANDELIIFSQFLAFTQWMNLKNYANSKGILIVGDIPIYCGLNSVEFKSEPQLFYIDEVGNADPVAGVPPDEFSETGQLWGNPIYDWDYHCETNFRWWNRRINYNLELYDYLRIDHFRALYNFWAIPKGCSALEGKWCLSKGKDFLKTLKKEVLARLIAEDLGAHDEGVEKLRVEFKIPGMSILQFGPYHRNQHDPDFTEYDRWIYTGTHDNATLRSWYDNLDFISKLFLKDRKYHSNPYLNQILRVFNSNAQTAIVPLQDLLYENESTRMNTPGTTIGNWKYRLSDCNHKILVDFLKNINLNTNRFFFFEINPKKT
- a CDS encoding response regulator, which encodes MKKKNTLFHKLLLIFVIIKILPLIFMAVVAIHFSLNLGNISKDKIEQVMSHSSAIIDSIGHFSERESISALDEKSKTSVEVRTIDTAKRIADFLYERDHDILFISKNKPSVKLFNNFINNKLAKTHSHGNYKLVDDKWISVDSLTDYKKINFINSDNSKEFNYLPPNSVYEELDTPIYYEITYFDLKGVEQLKITSQNSITDNSLKNISFKQNTFLKAETYFDSLANLSYGEIYVSDLVGRYVKTDLVGIYNKANCEKLKINFDPENSAYAGEENPVGKKFKGIIRWITPYYENSVKTGYISLALNHDHIMELTDRITPTKPGFFDINNAEIGDYTWLWDYEGRNISHPRDYFIFGYDDDGNLVPPWFDTETDSLFLESKLSFDEFSRKYPPFNNPSINKKPSIRQVKEGKIALDGRFLNFAPQCIEWHNITQEGGAGSFQIFWSGLWKLTTVATIPYFTGRFANTGRGFGYVTMGTNVDQFHEAADLTSQKIKKIRDESLAKSEVLKSEVAMFIKEETKDSIRQLSIYTVLMTLIVAVLAYWIAFYITNKILKLIEGTEKFASGDNNYRICVDSKDELGELADSFNKMAETIETNIRIMKQDEVYNKALFEHSSIPLFVMNENLKIIQTNRLFETLTGFLTESIAYENPIMIFDKTFLSRIMELDKNSDIPMVFETIMKTSFNENKNVEVSIQYLNDNKIYLIAIIDLTTKKDMEETLVSALEKANESEKVKTMFLANMSHEIRTPLNAIVGSSEILKSFCTKDNEVNEYLRIIHSSSISLLDIVNNILDFSKIEAGMLKLSSIKFNIVDTIEDVIRIIKATDQDKNLDISINLKNVPNYVVGDPVRFRQVLTNLLGNAFKFTHSGFIKIKIETFSERVDNFFLKVSVSDSGPGISENMQEKVFSPFLQVDGSNRKLYSGTGLGLSISRSIAKSMDGDITLKSPYTLNGEKISGCEFVFTAKFQRASSFISEDFRFEQKREKEVESFLFDRYSFEIDSELDKKKVLVVEDNSVNRKLTKHMMENLGFEVMTAENGKEAVEKYMKHYSDFSVILMDIQMPVMDGIEATDIIRKFEKDIKVLPVKIIALTAHATDGYKEQCYDRGMNGFITKPLKIEKLKESLFLKT